The Primulina eburnea isolate SZY01 chromosome 6, ASM2296580v1, whole genome shotgun sequence genome contains a region encoding:
- the LOC140835273 gene encoding uncharacterized protein, with protein MTTFEAVFGKPPPSIPFYIPNSSSVEAVDTLLRDRDELLSALRAHMLQAQEQMKIHADKKRSENVFEVGQYCYIRLQPHKKTSLAGHRYTKLSKVFFGAFKIIKRVGVVAYKLELPPTVKIHPIFHISVLKACPNPEEVSTLSLPVTFVENQPLVLPLAILNHRRIRRQNTWVPQILVQWSGLPLEDTSWEDLSSFQQLYPVFHLEGKVLSNEEGNVTSPGMLEEGEHRQQRMRSAPRRLVYFVLD; from the coding sequence ATGACTACTTTTGAGGCAGTGTTTGGGAAGCCTCCCCCCTCGATCCCTTTTTATATTCCGAATTCCTCGTCTGTTGAGGCGGTGGATACATTGTTACGAGATAGGGATGAGTTGTTATCAGCTTTACGGGCTCACATGTTGCAAGCACAAGAACAGATGAAAATTCATGCTGATAAGAAACGTTCAGAAAATGTTTTCGAGGTGGGTCAATATTGCTATATTCGGTTACAACCTCACAAGAAAACTTCCTTGGCTGGGCATCGTTATACCAAGTTGAGCAAAGTGTTTTTTGGTGCGTTCAAAATCATTAAACGAGTGGGTGTTGTTGCATATAAATTGGAGCTACCACCTACAGTGAAAATCCACCCAATTTTTCACATTTCGGTGTTGAAAGCTTGTCCAAATCCAGAAGAAGTTTCCACATTGTCACTTCCTGTCACTTTTGTGGAGAATCAACCTTTAGTGTTGCCCTTGGCCATTCTGAATCATCGTCGAATTCGTCGGCAGAATACGTGGGTACCTCAAATCTTGGTACAGTGGTCAGGTCTGCCTTTAGAAGATACTTCTTGGGAAGATTTAAGCTCATTCCAGCAACTTTATCCAGTTTTTCACCTTGAGGGCAAGGTGTTGTCTAACGAAGAGGGCAATGTTACGAGTCCAGGAATGCTCGAGGAAGGAGAACATAGGCAGCAACGCATGAGAAGTGCACCTAGGAGATTAGTATATTTTGTATTAGATTAA
- the LOC140833785 gene encoding uncharacterized protein — protein MEGTSVARDSGGSTSSRSDSSCDYESMVKSHSSHRNFANRRCFTPKAIHPLSFPAERASTREISNIAPIRLSEPDAVTPQRDRQHLSSASGSVDLSEIHEPFEFDPSNTTRSPANHFKCGLCERFLSQRSPWGSGRIVKSGDMPVAGILSCRHVFHAECLEQTTPKGHKNDPPCPTCAKIEEENFTDQPIFSKLRGSLTRLKSFSEDGPSRPWGCAQAGDCVEGALHNPTWNTLLSLNRNRFKKNHSLKINPGREFPGKARKTGSFSSQLYIG, from the exons ATGGAG GGAACATCGGTAGCTAGGGATAGTGGAGGTTCGACTTCATCTCGATCCGACAGTAGTTGTGATTATGAATCCATGGTCAAGTCACATTCCTCTCATCGGAACTTTGCCAATCGCAGGTGCTTTACACCAAAAGCAATTCACCCTTTGTCATTTCCAGCAGAAAGAGCATCCACTCGAGAAATTTCTAATATAGCCCCTATTAGGCTTTCGGAACCCGATGCTGTCACTCCACAAAGAGATAGACAACATTTGAGCAGTGCTAGTGGTAGTGTCGACCTCTCTGAAATACACGAGCCCTTTGAATTTGACCCTTCCAACACGACTCGTAGTCCTGCAAATCATTTCAAATGTGGATTGTGCGAGAGGTTCCTTTCACAAAGATCACCTTGGGGTTCCGGAAGGATAGTCAAAAGTGGAGACATGCCAGTTGCTGGAATACTTTCTTGTCGCCATGTCTTCCACGCTGAGTGCTTGGAGCAAACAACACCAAAAGGACATAAAAATGACCCCCCATGTCCCACATGTGcgaaaattgaagaagaaaatttcaCCGACCAGCCAATCTTTTCCAAGTTAAGGGGTAGTTTAACTCGTCTCAAATCTTTCAGCGAAGATGGTCCGTCAAGGCCATGGGGGTGCGCTCAAGCTGGAGATTGTGTCGAAGGGGCACTGCACAACCCTACTTGGAACACATTGCTGTCTCTTAATCGCAACCGGTTTAAGAAAAATCACTCCTTAAAGATCAATCCTGGCCGAGAATTCCCAGGGAAAGCAAGGAAAACTGGCTCTTTTTCTTCACAGTTATATATTGGATAG